CACAACCCGCACGACAGACATGCGCGCAGCAGCGTCGCCGCCAACGACGCGCGCTGCATCGCGCGACGCCCTGTCACGGTGCTTTCGTGGCGATGCTTGCGCGACCGCTCGATGGCCCACCCCGCCAAACACGACCTCCGGCTCTTATTGACCATTGTTGAAGAATGCCGACACCCGGCCCGCCTGGGCGCAGGGGGAACGAGCGCTATTTGAACACATCGGCGCCGCCGCGCCATTTACGGGATACGCCGCTGCACGCTGCCCTGAGGCGGCACGGTGCAACGGGCGCCCGCCTTGGACGCGGCCGGCGGCCCACGGTTCCGCCCGGTTCCGCCGACTTTTCGCTTGAGGCTGGCGAGCTTGCGGTAAAATCCTGTTCTGCACGAGCGGCCCCGCGTCATCAGCACGTCGGGCGCCGTCATCTTCATTCACGGACGTCGAGCCATGTATCAATCGGATATCACGCAGTTCCTGAATCAACTGAAGGCGCAAAAGCCCACCCTGGAAGAAGAGCAACGCCGCGGCCGCTCGCTGCTGTGGGACAAGCAGCCAATCGACCTCGACGAGCGCGCAGCCAATCAGGAAGCGCGCGTGAAGCAGAACTCGTACGTCTACTACCAGAACTTCTAAGTGACCACCGCCGACGAGGCCCGCGCCGCTTCGGGACAGCCCGACGCAGCGCTCGCCGCGCCCGCTACCGACTCGACGCCCAACACCGTCGACGGCATCGCTTTCGCTCGCCTGTACGGCGAGCCGCTCTTCAAGCTGCCGCAGGATCTCTACATCCCGCCCGACGCGCTCGAAGTCTTTCTGGAGACGTTCGAAGGCCCGCTGGATCTGCTGCTGTACCTGATCCGCAAGCAGAACTTCAACGTGCTCGACATCCCGATGGCCGAAGTCACGAACCAGTATCTCGGCTATGTCGAACAGTTGCGCAAGACCAATCTCGAACTCGCCGCCGAATATCTGCTGATGGCCGCGATGCTCATCGAGATCAAGTCGCGCATGCTGCTGCCCGTCAAGAAGGCGGACACGGGTGAGGAAGCGGAAGACCCGCGCGCCGAACTGGTCCGCCGCCTGCTCGAATACGAGCAGATGAAGCTCGCGGCCCAGCGCCTGGATCAGTTGCCGCAACTCGGACGCGATTTCCTGCGCGCCGAGGTGTATATCGAGCAAAGCATCACGCCGCGCTTCCCGGACGTGAACACGGACGACCTGCGCTCCGCGTGGGCCGACGTGATCAAGCGCGCGAAGCTCGTCCAGCATCACAAGATCTCGCGCGAAGAGCTGTCCGTGCGCGAGCACATGAGCGTGATCCTGCGCAGGCTGCAGGGGGCGCGCTTCATGGAGTTTTCCGAACTGTTCGACACGACGCGCGGCGTACCCGTCGTGGTCGTGAACTTCATCGCGATGCTCGAGCTGTCGCGTGAATCGTTGATCGAGATCACGCAAGCCGAGCCGTTCGCGCCGATTTACGTGCGGCTGGCCTACCTGCCCGCCTGACGGGCTGCCGGCCGCGCGCGGGGACGTCATTGCAGCACGCTTTCCTCCCGCTGTCGCAGCCGTTCACGGAACCGAAACGAAGCTTTCCGGACGCCGTATCGCACGGCCTCGCGTGGCTTATCCGGCCCGCATCGCGTTCCAATATCCGGGATGCCAGGCGTTTACCCCGCCGCCCAAACTCGGTGCAGCACGACAATAAATCCACTACAATCCCGCGCTCGAAGCCAGCCTGCCGGACGGCCTGCGCCGGGCTTCGCGTGGATTTCCCGACACCGCGCGAATCGTCGCGTGAACGAGACAACCGCGAGCCTCGCTGCCGCCTGCCGGCGGTCGGCGTGACTCACAACATTGCCCGATCATGAAAGTCATCAGCTCGATCCAGGAATTGCGCGACCAGTTGCGCGGCCAGAACCGCACCGCCTTCGTGCCGACGATGGGCAACCTGCACGAGGGCCATCTGTCGCTGATGCGCCTCGCGCGTCAGCACGGCGACCCGGTGGTGGCGAGCATCTTCGTGAACCGCCTGCAGTTCGGACCGAACGAAGACTTCGACAAGTATCCGCGCACGCTCCAGGACGACATCGACAAGCTGCAGAAGGAAAACGTCTACGTGCTGTTCGCGCCGACGGAGCGGGACATGTACCCGCAGCCGCAGGAATACCGCGTGCATCCGCCGCACGATCTCGGCGACATTCTCGAAGGCGAGTTCCGCCCCGGCTTCTTCACGGGCGTGTGCACGGTCGTGATGAAGCTGATGTCGTGCGTGCAGCCGCGCGTCGCCGTGTTCGGCAAGAAGGATTACCAGCAGTTGATGATCGTCCGCGCGATGACCGAGCAGTTCGCGCTGCCGTGCGACATCGTCGCCGCCGAAACCGTGCGCGACACCGACGGCCTCGCGCTCAGCTCGCGCAACCGCTATCTGACCGGGCCCGAGCGCGCCGAGGCGCCGATGCTCGCCGCCACGCTACAAAGCGTGCGCGAGCGCGTGCTGTCGGGCAACCGCGACTTCGCGAAGCTGGAGCAGGAAGCCGTCGCGTCGCTGGCTGCGCGCGGCTGGAAGCCGGACTACATCGCGATCCGCAAGCGCTCGAACCTCGTCGCGCCCGCCGCGCACGAACTGGACGCGCCACTCGTGGTGCTCGCCGCCGCGAAGCTCGGCGCGACGCGCCTGATCGACAATCTCGAAATCTGACGGTCTGAAGGACAAGCCATGCAACGCAACATGCTGAAGTCGAAAATTCACCGCGCGGTGGTCACGCACTGCGAACTGCACTACGAAGGCTCGTGCGCGATCGACGAGAACCTGCTCGAAGCGGCAAACATCGTCGAAAACGAACGTATCGACATCTGGAACATCAACAACGGCGAGCGCTTCTCGACGTACGCGATCAAGGGCGAGCGCGGCAGCGGCATGATTTCGCTGAACGGCTCGGCGGCGCGGCGCGCGCAATTGGGCGATCTGGTGATCATCGCGGCGTTCGCGAACGTCGACGAGGAAGAATTGAAGGCGGGCTGGAAGCCGGATCTGGTGTTCGTCGACGAACACAACGTGATCAAGGGCAGCCGCGACCACGTGCCGACGCAAAGCTGGAGCTGACCGCCCCGGCCGTCTGAGCCACATGCATGACACGGTTGAAGGCGCTTGCGACAGGCGCCTTTAACTTTTCTTGCCGCCGCCCTTCCCGTTCGCGGCCTTCCCGTCGACCCACGACGTGATCGACGCCCACTGCTCCAGATCCTTTTCGACGCGGCTCTTCGCCACGTCCCAGAGCGTCAGGCCGTGCGCCGCCAGTTGCACGTAATTCTGCGTGTCGCGCAGATAGCCGAGCACGGGCAGATCGAGCCCTTCGACGAAGCGATGCAGCTGATCCGCCGACTTCGTACGCGCATCCACCCGCATGCCGACCACGCCGATTTCGATTG
This is a stretch of genomic DNA from Paraburkholderia caribensis. It encodes these proteins:
- the panC gene encoding pantoate--beta-alanine ligase encodes the protein MKVISSIQELRDQLRGQNRTAFVPTMGNLHEGHLSLMRLARQHGDPVVASIFVNRLQFGPNEDFDKYPRTLQDDIDKLQKENVYVLFAPTERDMYPQPQEYRVHPPHDLGDILEGEFRPGFFTGVCTVVMKLMSCVQPRVAVFGKKDYQQLMIVRAMTEQFALPCDIVAAETVRDTDGLALSSRNRYLTGPERAEAPMLAATLQSVRERVLSGNRDFAKLEQEAVASLAARGWKPDYIAIRKRSNLVAPAAHELDAPLVVLAAAKLGATRLIDNLEI
- a CDS encoding DUF3460 family protein, which gives rise to MYQSDITQFLNQLKAQKPTLEEEQRRGRSLLWDKQPIDLDERAANQEARVKQNSYVYYQNF
- the panD gene encoding aspartate 1-decarboxylase, translating into MQRNMLKSKIHRAVVTHCELHYEGSCAIDENLLEAANIVENERIDIWNINNGERFSTYAIKGERGSGMISLNGSAARRAQLGDLVIIAAFANVDEEELKAGWKPDLVFVDEHNVIKGSRDHVPTQSWS
- a CDS encoding segregation and condensation protein A codes for the protein MTTADEARAASGQPDAALAAPATDSTPNTVDGIAFARLYGEPLFKLPQDLYIPPDALEVFLETFEGPLDLLLYLIRKQNFNVLDIPMAEVTNQYLGYVEQLRKTNLELAAEYLLMAAMLIEIKSRMLLPVKKADTGEEAEDPRAELVRRLLEYEQMKLAAQRLDQLPQLGRDFLRAEVYIEQSITPRFPDVNTDDLRSAWADVIKRAKLVQHHKISREELSVREHMSVILRRLQGARFMEFSELFDTTRGVPVVVVNFIAMLELSRESLIEITQAEPFAPIYVRLAYLPA